A part of Deinococcus aerius genomic DNA contains:
- a CDS encoding carbohydrate kinase family protein encodes MTVQMPLIVSAGEALTDLVTAGGNVWHAHPGGAAWNVARACARLGVPSAFAGAVGQDNFGEDLRRAGGEAGLDPRFLQQVPAPTLMAVVYQLDPPAYRFLGENSADLHFDPARLPQGWEGAARWLHVGGISLARWPLADTLLGMIGTARGAGVKVSFDPNARITHRHPDYPAVFERVIRQADLLKFSDEDLSFFFPGLSEEDALRRVRGLNARCPIVVTRGAQGATLYQPAGRADLPTVPVAVADTVGAGDALCAGLLVSATERPDARWTEHLQLGLRAAAAACARPGAYAPTRADLEALGGGRPGLGGSGESG; translated from the coding sequence GCGCCGGGGAGGCGCTGACCGACCTCGTGACCGCCGGAGGCAACGTCTGGCACGCGCACCCGGGAGGCGCGGCCTGGAACGTCGCGCGGGCCTGCGCGCGGCTGGGGGTGCCCAGCGCCTTTGCGGGCGCGGTCGGCCAGGACAACTTCGGGGAGGACCTGCGGCGGGCGGGCGGGGAGGCCGGGCTGGACCCCCGCTTTCTCCAGCAGGTGCCCGCCCCGACCCTCATGGCGGTCGTGTATCAGCTCGACCCGCCCGCCTACCGTTTCCTGGGGGAGAACAGCGCCGACCTGCACTTCGACCCGGCGCGGCTCCCGCAGGGGTGGGAGGGGGCGGCCCGCTGGCTGCACGTGGGCGGCATCAGCCTCGCCCGCTGGCCGCTCGCCGACACCCTGCTGGGCATGATCGGGACCGCGCGCGGGGCAGGGGTCAAGGTCAGCTTCGACCCCAACGCCCGCATCACGCACCGCCACCCCGACTACCCCGCCGTGTTCGAGCGGGTCATCCGCCAGGCCGACCTCCTCAAGTTCAGCGACGAGGACCTGAGCTTCTTCTTCCCGGGCCTGTCCGAGGAGGACGCCCTGCGGCGCGTGCGCGGCCTGAACGCCCGCTGCCCCATCGTGGTGACGCGCGGCGCGCAGGGGGCGACCCTGTACCAGCCCGCCGGCCGGGCGGACCTGCCGACCGTGCCCGTCGCGGTGGCGGACACGGTCGGCGCGGGGGACGCGCTCTGCGCCGGGCTTCTCGTGAGCGCGACCGAGCGCCCGGACGCCCGGTGGACCGAGCACCTGCAGCTCGGGCTGCGCGCCGCCGCCGCCGCCTGCGCCCGCCCCGGCGCCTACGCCCCCACCCGCGCGGACCTGGAGGCATTGGGGGGCGGACGGCCCGGGCTGGGTGGATCAGGAGAGTCAGGTTGA